A region from the Vicia villosa cultivar HV-30 ecotype Madison, WI linkage group LG3, Vvil1.0, whole genome shotgun sequence genome encodes:
- the LOC131661169 gene encoding E3 ubiquitin-protein ligase RKP, which produces MAEDSSRLGGFSAGLAVILNGEDSKKKLPKTRFLSCCDDFGEQSVERTLEYVFGLPNRSLNSLDGPVDSRFIHSVIRNVFSRCNADIGDSSSERDMICRPDVVGLEESSICGDIKIIKPPFLIESLELFSSARVNTCVWKGKWMYEVLLETSGIQQLGWATLSCPFTEHKGVGDADDSYAYDGRRVSKWNKGAETYGQSWVVGDVIGCCIDLEQDEIIFYRNGNSLGTAFRGIQKMGPGFGYHPAISLSEGERCELNFGARPFKYPIKGYRPLQAPPSKCYFVTRLLQCWSRLLDMHSVERAEHSLAQKLRRVKRFVSLEEIFRPVSHAICEELFCILEENAGHTEYMVWGPLLSFMFEVFELHAPHDYSSLDKVVEVLLQFRGSHVLFENILNALSCCCKTAQLVLTECPYSGSYPYLALACHLLRREELMVLWWKSPDFEFLFEGLMSRKTPNKQDLDSMIPTVWWPSSCEDGCCEGNMMLATTALSESISKIEEKHRDLCRLVIQFIPPMSPPQLPGAVFRTFLQNLLLKNRGAERNVPPPGVSSNSVLVSIYTVVLHFLSEGFALGDICGWLKSYKSDVGFLHRGGQQSFPIHLFLRNDPHRTDISRLGGSYTHLSKLHSVIDHEREVVQWDEGCMDNEEIRVTHSTKQKPCCCSSYDSEFARNSKVPAKYLAKGSRGHCSSIPERPAHVAAECSDGSLNDEIADKPSSSDQSEPEYGYRQVHHLKSVPKDNDMCMDMLQEEELLDALLWLYQFGLAPNFKQASYYMTHQAQSISLLEETDKQIRDRACGEKLKHLKEARNEYREEVIDCVRHCAWYRISLLSRWKQRGMYAMCMWVVQLLLVLSNMDSVFIYTPEYYLEALVDCFHVLRKSDPPFVPSTILIKHGLVSFVTFVVTHFNDPRISSADLRDLLLQSISALVQYREYFAVFESNEAANQRLPKALLSAFDNRSWIPVTNILLRLCKGSGFSFSKNGESSSSSILFQRLLKEACINDEGLFSSFLNRLFNILSWSMTEFSVSVREMQEKYQVMEFQQKKCGVIFDLSCNLARILEFCTHEIPQAFLSGPETNLRRLTELVVFILNNITSSADAEFFDLSLRRHNHSSEKVNRGMVLAPLVGIMLNLLDAAKLAECRENSDLVDVFLSMDCPDTVLYGFQYLVNYNWDESCRGEAYMEKYKQLENFLTLLACRAMSERDEVNSVIDSDLDDNLCCICYACEADTQIAPCSHMSCYGCVTRHLLNCQRCFFCNATVTDVSRINEKTG; this is translated from the exons ATGGCTGAAGATAGCTCACGCCTTGGTGGCTTTTCAGCTGGTCTGGCTGTCATATTGAATGGCGAGGATAGTAAGAAAAAGTTGCCGAAAACTCGGTTTCTTTCTTGCTGTGATGATTTTGGTGAACAGTCCGTGGAGAGAACGCTTGAATACGTGTTTGGTCTCCCCAACAGATCTTTAAATTCGTTGGATGGTCCAGTTGACAGCCGTTTTATTCATTCTGTTATTAGGAATGTTTTTTCAAGGTGTAATGCAGATATTGGTGATTCTTCTAGCGAAAGAGATATGATATGTAGGCCGGATGTTGTAGGTTTAGAAGAATCCAGCATATGCGGTGATATTAAAATCATTAAACCGCCTTTTCTTATAGAGAGCTTGGAATTGTTCAGTAGTGCAAGGGTTAATACATGTGTTTGGAAAGGGAAATGGATGTATGAAGTTTTGTTGGAAACATCTGGCATACAGCAGCTTGGTTGGGCTACTCTTTCTTGTCCTTTCACTGAACATAAAGGTGTTGGTGATGCTGATGATTCATATGCCTATGACGGGAGGCGAGTTAGCAAGTGGAACAAGGGTGCTGAAACATATGGTCAGTCATGGGTTGTTGGTGATGTCATCGGATGTTGCATAGATTTGGAACAAGATGAAATAATTTTCTACAGGAATGGAAATTCACTTGGGACAGCATTCAGAGGAATTCAAAAGATGGGTCCTGGTTTTGGTTATCACCCAGCAATCTCTCTCTCAGAGGGTGAAAGATGTGAGTTGAACTTTGGAGCTCGGCCATTCAAGTACCCAATTAAAGGCTACCGTCCTCTTCAGGCTCCTCCCTCTAAGTGCTACTTTGTCACACGATTGCTTCAGTGCTGGTCAAGGCTGTTGGACATGCATTCAGTGGAACGAGCTGAACATTCATTAGCTCAGAAATTGAGAAGAGTAAAGAGGTTTGTTTCGTTGGAAGAAATTTTCCGCCCTGTCTCTCATGCTATATGTGAGGAATTATTCTGTATACTTGAAGAAAATGCTGGACATACAGAGTATATGGTTTGGGGCCCATTGCTGTCCTTCATGTTTGAAGTTTTTGAGTTGCATGCACCCCATGATTATTCAAGTTTGGATAAAGTAGTTGAAGTACTGCTACAATTTCGAGGATCACATGTGCTGTTTGAAAACATCCTAAACGCACTTTCATGCTGTTGTAAAACGGCTCAATTAGTTCTTACTGAATGTCCTTACTCTGGGTCATATCCTTACCTTGCCCTGGCCTGTCATCTACTAAGACGAGAGGAACTTATGGTGCTTTGGTGGAAATCACCagattttgaatttttgtttgAAGGTTTAATGTCGCGAAAAACTCCAAACAAGCAGGATCTTGACTCCATGATACCCACTGTTTGGTGGCCCAGTTCATGtgaagatggttgttgtgaaggTAACATGATGTTGGCAACCACAGCTTTGTCTGAATCAATCAGCAAG ATTGAGGAGAAGCATCGGGACCTCTGTCGCTTAGTTATACAATTTATACCTCCTATGTCACCTCCCCAATTACCTGGAGCAGTATTTAGGacatttttacaaaaccttctacTGAAGAACAGAGGGGCAGAAAGAAATGTCCCACCACCTGGAGTTTCTAGCAATTCAGTTCTTGTTTCAATTTATACAGTCGTGCTCCATTTTTTATCAGAAGGGTTTGCATTGGGTGATATCTGTGGCTGGTTAAAGAGCTACAAATCAGATGTTGGTTTCCTTCACAGAGGTGGTCAACAAAGTTTTCCCATACACTTGTTTCTAAGAAATGACCCTCATAGAACTGATATTTCCAGGCTTGGGGGATCCTATACCCATTTATCAAAGCTACACTCCGTAATTGATCATGAAAGAGAAGTAGTTCAATGGGATGAAGGTTGCATGGATAATGAAGAAATCAGAGTGACACATTCAACCAAACAGAAGCCGTGCTGTTGTTCAAGTTATGATTCTGAATTTGCAAGGAATTCAAAGGTTCCAGCAAAATACCTTGCCAAAGGGTCTCGGGGCCATTGTAGCTCTATTCCCGAAAGACCTGCTCATGTTGCTGCTGAATGCAGTGATGGGAGTTTGAATGATGAGATAGCAGATAAACCCAGTTCCAGTGATCAGTCTGAACCAGAGTATGGTTACCGCCAAGTGCACCATCTGAAGTCTGTACCAAAGGATAATGATATGTGTATGGATATGCTACAAGAAGAAGAGCTGCTTGATGCTTTGTTATGGCTGTATCAATTTGGTCTTGCCCCAAATTTTAAGCAG GCATCGTATTACATGACTCATCAGGCACAGTCAATCTCCCTTTTGGAGGAAACTGATAAGCAAATAAGAGACCGAGCTTGTGGTGAAAAATTGAAACATTTGAAAGAAGCTCGTAATGAGTATAGAGAAGAGGTTATTGACTGCGTTAGGCATTGTGCTTG GTATCGTATCTCTTTGTTATCTCGATGGAAGCAGCGAGGAATGTATGCAATGTGCATGTGGGTTGTCCAGTTGCTACTGGTTCTTAGCAATATGGATTCCGTGTTTATCTACACCCCTGAATATTATCTGGAAGCTTTG GTTGATTGCTTTCATGTGTTGCGGAAAAGTGACCCTCCATTTGTTCCATCCACAATTTTGATCAAGCATGGACTTGTTTCATTT GTCACTTTTGTAGTTACTCATTTCAATGATCCAAGGATATCAAGTGCGGATCTTAGGGATCTTCTTCTCCAGTCTATATCCGCCCTGGTGCAGTACAGGGAGTATTTTGCAGTTTTTGAGAGCAACGAGGCAGCCAACCAAAGGCTGCCAAAAGCTCTGTTGTCAGCATTTGATAACAGATCTTGGATCCCGGTGACAAACATACTTCTACGATTATGCAAGGGTTCTGGTTTTAGTTTTTCAAAGAATGgagaatcatcttcatcatcaattcTTTTCCAA AGGTTGCTGAAAGAAGCTTGCATAAATGATGAAGGATTGTTTTCATCTTTCCTAAACCGTCTATTTAATATACTTAGCTGGAGCATGACAGAATTTTCTGTTTCTGTTCGGGAAATGCAAGAAAAGTACCAG GTAATGGAGTTTCAGCAAAAGAAGTGTGGTGTCATATTTGATCTCTCATGTAATCTTGCAAGAATTTTGGAGTTCTGTACTCATGAGATTCCTCAAGCATTCCTGTCTGGACCAGAAACAAACCTAAGGAGGTTAACTGAGTTGGTTGTATTTATCTTGAATAACATCACTTCTTCAGCAGATGCTGAATTCTTTGACTT GTCCCTTAGACGGCATAACCATTCTTCAGAGAAAGTGAATCGAGGCATGGTATTGGCGCCTCTCGTAGGGATCATGTTAAATTTATTGGATGCTGCTAAGTTGGCAGAGTGTCGAGAGAACAGTGATCTTGTGGATGTTTTTCTAAGCATGGATTGTCCAGATACGGTTCTTTATGGTTTCCAATATCTTGTGAATTATAACTGG GATGAATCATGTCGGGGAGAAGCATACATGGAAAAATATAAGCAGCTAGAAAATTTTCTGACCCTCCTTGCTTGCCGTGCTATGTCTGAACGTGATGAAGTGAACAGTGTTATAGATTCAGACCTTGATGATAACTTATGCTGCATATGTTACGCATGTGAAGCGGATACCCAGATTGCACCTTGTTCACATATGTCTTGCTATGGCTGCGTAACTAGGCATCTTTTGAACTGTCAAAGGTGTTTCTTTTGCAATGCTACAGTCACAGATGTTAGTAGAATTAATGAGAAGACAGGCTAA